The following coding sequences lie in one Sorghum bicolor cultivar BTx623 chromosome 6, Sorghum_bicolor_NCBIv3, whole genome shotgun sequence genomic window:
- the LOC8083384 gene encoding BEACH domain-containing protein C2 isoform X2: MAEDARELSDSSPAPPPREEGSDEQFAAVPLGDEAGVVEVEEEAASDPGMSTGTPSTPATPYEPSPRPRRRPRPPGVPADAPQEVVRAVEEAIAGGADLLREVVSQEQGELAHSVVDVLLGTMGGADDAVDATGTGAPPTVMTSSRAAVVAAELLPHLPEDDEPSPRTRAASGLHAALRACTRNRAMCSSAGLLAALLASAEKLFVEMDQGSRWDGTPLLQCIQILGGHSLSVRDLHSWLDLVRKILGTSWATPLMLALEKAMGSVEAKGPAVTFEFDGESSGLLGPGDSRWPFLNGYGFATWIYIESFSDTLSTATAAAAIAAAAAATSGKSSAMSAAAAASALAGEGTTHMPRLFSFLSSDNQGVEAYFHGQFLVVESVGGRGKKASLHFTYAFKPQCWYFVGLEHTNKHSLLGKGDSELRLYVDGSLYESRPFEFPRISKPLAFCCIGTNPPPTIAGLQRRRRQCPLFAEMGPVYIFKEPVGPDRMRRLASRGGDTLPSFGHGAGLPWKTTNDHVKSMAEESFTLNNEIGGSLHLLYHPSLLTGRFCPDASPSGSSGTHRRPAEVLGLVHVSSRVRPAESLWALAYGGPMALLPLTIGNVHVDSLEPTPGDLQLSLATVSLSAPVFRIISQAIQHPGNNEELCRTFAPELLSRVLHYLLQALSKLESGEEALTDEELVAAIVSLCQSQRNNHELKVQLFSSLLLDLNLWSSCNYGLQKKLLSSLADMVFTESACMRDAKAMQMLLDGCRRCYWVIQEPDSIDNFALTGTKRSLGEVNALVDELLVVIELLLGAASSTAAADDVRCLIGFIVDCPQPNQVARVLHLIYRLIVQPNISRANLFSQSFITSGGVEALLVLLQREAKAGNKNILDHSGANFSENNVPKDRSSNRKADSADTRSQVDETQSAERHETVFHEEAAEHEATKANDMLDSNVGSKVTGSENGLLKNLGGISFSITSDNVRNNVYNVDKGDGIVVGIIHILGALVGSGHLKFDSGAGSPNIPAGNQTTLNEEGNTTSEDRVSLLLFALQKAFQAAPRRLMTANVYMALISAAINVSSADESLNLYDSGHRFEHIQLLLVLLRSLPYASRAFQARAIQDLLFLACSHLDNRTTMTSIAEWPEWILEVLISNHEMGTKKNADGVSICEIEDLIHNFLIIMLEHSMRQKDGWKDVEATIHCAEWLSMVGGSSTGDQRIRREESLPIFKRRLLGDLLDFSARELQVQTEVIAAAAAGVAAEGLSPEEAKVQAENAAHLSVALAENAIVILMLVEDHLRSQGQHFCTSLTGDSITSSTAMVSLAASRSNSLGTAGKEPMAAGASRRTSLSSDAGGLPLDLLTSMADSNGQISAAVMERLTAATAAEPYESVKHAFVSYGSCIADLGESWKYRSRLWYGVGIPPKSDIFGGGGSGWESWKSVLEKDSNGIWIEFPLVKKSVAVLQALLLDESGLGGGLGIGGGSGPGMGVMTALYQLLDSDQPFLCMLRMVLVSMREDDNGEGDAFTKDVSIKDVVSEGMDQQAGSMMSFDGNSYSSPRKPRSALLWSVLGPILNMPITESKRQRVLVASSILYSEVWHAIGRDRKPLRKQYIELILPPFIAILRRWRPLLAGIHELTSSDGQNPLIADDRALAADALPIEAALLMISPGWAAAFASPPVAMALAMIAAGASGTETRTPPRNTLNRRDTALPERKAAAKLQTFSSFQMPIETSANKPGSTPKDKAAAKAAALAAARDLERTAKIGSRRGLSAVAMATSGQRRSSGDIERAKRWNTSEAMSAAWVECLQSADSKSVAGRDFSALSYKYVAVLVSCLALARNLQRAEMERQTLVDVLIRHRASTGLRAWRHLLHCLTEMGRLYGPFEHLCTPVRVFWKLDFTESSSRMRRFMKRNYKGCDHLGAAADYEDRKLLSTSAQSNEHNSEDANSSLTSTLPSSASAIMADAMSMDDRNVENEQLETDTTRSSVDDDQLQHSSATDQQSVKGSIGSRSSDICADRNLVRSTVLAPSHVPSEADERIIVELPSLMVRPLKVVRGTFQVTSKRINFIIDEHSNDSNIDDAASTSGQCDQQDKDRSWLISSLHQIYSRRYLLRRSALELFMVDRSNFFFDFGDIDARKNAYRAIVHTKPPNLNDIFLATQRAEQILKRTQLMQRWANWELSNFEYLMELNTLAGRSYNDITQYPVFPWVVADYKSRVLNLDDPSSYRDLSKPIGALNPERLKKFQERYSTFEDPIIPKFHYGSHYSSAGTVLYYLFRVEPFTTLSIQLQGGKFDHADRMFSDISGTWDSVLEDMSDVKELVPEMFYLPEVFTNINNIDFGTTQLGGKLDSVELPPWAENHVDFVHKHRKALESEHVSAHLHEWIDLIFGYKQRGKEAIMANNVFFYITYEGTVDVDKITDPVERRATQDQIAYFGQTPSQLLTVPHMKRKPLAEVLQLQTIFRNPSELKSYVLPHPDRCNVPASAMLVSNDSIVVVDVNVPAAHVALHQWQPNTPDGQGTPFLFHHGRNSTNSTSGALMRIFKGSASSAEDFGFPRAIAFAASAIRSSAVVAVTCDKEIITGGHVDGSLKLISPDGAKTIETASGHIAPVTCLALSPDSNYLVTGSRDTTVILWRIHQTGSSHKKNAQEPPPTTPTTPRSPLSGSTSSLSETKRRRVEGPMHVMRGHLGEVTCCSVSPDLGLVASSSNATGVLLHSLRTGRLIRKLDVAEAHAICLSSQGIILVWNETKKTLSTFTVNGLPIATSVLLPFSGQVSCIDVSTDGHFALIGTSLFNNYKCDSSTETGDHELGPNGTDDVSKNSEQSETEQTVHVPSICFVDLHKLKVFHTLKLAKGQDITAIALNKENTNLLVSTADKQLIVFTDPALSLKVVDQMLRLGWEGDGLLQ, encoded by the exons ATGGCGGAAGACGCGCGCGAGTTGTCCGATTCCtccccggcgccgccgccgcgggaggAGGGCTCCGACGAGCAGTTCGCGGCCGTACCGCTCGGCGACGAGGCGGGCGTCGTCGAGgtcgaggaggaggcggcgtcGGATCCGGGGATGAGTACCGGCACGCCGTCCACGCCCGCGACGCCCTACGAGCCGTCCCCGCGGCccaggcggcggccgcggccgcctgGAGTGCCGGCCGACGCGCCGCAGGAGGTGGTGCGGGCGGTGGAGGAGGCGATCGCGGGCGGGGCGGACCTCCTCCGCGAGGTGGTCTCCCAGGAGCAGGGCGAGCTGGCGCACTCCGTCGTCGACGTGCTGCTCGGCACCATGGGCGGTGCGGACGACGCAGTCGACGCCACCGGCACCGGCGCTCCTCCCACCGTCATGACCAGCTCGCGTGCCGCTGTCGTCGCCGCCGAGCTCCTGCCTCATCTCCCCGAAGACGACGAGCCGTCGCCGCGCACTCGTGCAGCCTCGGGTCTGCACGCCGCTCTCCGTGCCTGCACTCGCAATCGAGCCATGTGTTCTTCCGCGggcctcctggctgccctcctcgcGTCCGCAGAGAAGCTATTCGTCGAAATGGATCAGGGTAGTAGATGGGACGGGACGCCACTGCTTCAGTGCATTCAGATACTGGGTGGGCACTCTCTTAGTGTGAGAGATCTGCATTCCTGGCTTGATTTGGTTAGGAAGATACTTGGAACGAGCTGGGCCACACCACTTATGCTAGCACTTGAGAAGGCCATGGGCAGCGTGGAAGCAAAAGGTCCTGCTGTGACATTTGAGTTTGACGGGGAGAGCTCTGGTCTGCTTGGCCCAGGTGACAGCAGGTGGCCCTTCTTAAATGGATATGGGTTCGCCACTTGGATATATATAGAATCATTCTCGGATACGCTTAGCACAGCAACAGCTGCCGCGGCcattgctgctgctgcggcggcaaCATCTGGAAAATCATCAGCAATGTCAGCTGCTGCGGCAGCCAGTGCCCTTGCGGGAGAAGGGACAACACACATGCCGCGACTCTTCAGCTTTCTCTCTTCAGATAACCAGGGCGTGGAAGCCTACTTTCATggccagttcttggtggtggaGAGTGTGGGTGGGAGGGGTAAGAAAGCTTCTTTGCACTTCACATATGCGTTCAAGCCTCAGTGCTGGTATTTTGTTGGGTTGGAGCACACAAACAAGCATAGCTTGCTTGGAAAGGGTGACAGCGAATTGAGGCTGTATGTTGATGGTAGCCTGTATGAGAGCCGTCCATTTGAGTTTCCACGTATCTCAAAACCACTTGCATTTTGCTGCATCGGGACAAATCCACCGCCAACTATTGCAGGCCTGCAGAGGCGCCGGCGGCAATGCCCATTATTTGCTGAAATGGGGCCTGTCTACATCTTCAAGGAACCAGTTGGGCCAGACAGAATGAGACGGCTAGCATCCCGAGGAGGAGATACACTGCCCAGTTTTGGACATGGCGCGGGCTTGCCATGGAAGACAACTAATGATCACGTTAAGAGTATGGCTGAAGAGAGCTTTACACTGAACAATGAGATTGGGGGAAGCTTGCATCTTCTTTACCATCCTAGTCTTCTCACTGGGCGGTTTTGCCCAGATGCCTCACCTTCTGGTTCATCAG GCACTCATCGAAGGCCTGCGGAGGTTCTTGGATTGGTTCATGTCTCATCTCGTGTGCGACCTGCAGAATCTTTATGGGCCTTAGCTTATGGGGGTCCAATGGCTTTACTTCCGCTAACCATAGGCAATGTGCATGTGGACAGCCTTGAGCCTACACCTGGGGACTTGCAATTGTCCCTTGCCACTGTTTCCCTTTCTGCCCCAGTTTTCAGGATTATTTCCCAAGCTATTCAACACCCTGGAAATAATGAAGAATTATGCCGGACATTTGCACCAGAGCTTTTATCACGTGTTTTGCATTATCTGTTGCAAGCTCTTTCAAAGCTGGAAAGTGGAGAAGAAGCACTGACTGATGAGGAGCTTGTTGCTGCCATTGTATCTTTGTGCCAGTCTCAAAGAAACAATCATGAACTTAAAGTGCAGCTTTTCAGCAGCTTGCTGCTGGACCTAAATCTATGGAGTTCATGCAATTATGGTTTACAGAAGAAGCTTCTGTCCTCTCTTGCAGACATGGTATTTACAGAGTCTGCTTGCATGCGAGATGCTAAAGCGATGCAAATGCTTCTTGATGGCTGCAGAAGGTGTTACTGGGTAATTCAGGAACCGGATTCAATCGATAACTTTGCACTTACTGGAACAAAGAGATCTTTGGGGGAAGTGAATGCTCTAGTCGATGAACTTTTGGTTGTTATTGAACTGCTGCTAGGAGCAGCATCTTCAACAGCAGCCGCAGATGATGTCCGCTGTTTGATTGGATTTATTGTTGACTGCCCACAGCCTAATCAG GTTGCAAGGGTGTTGCACCTCATATATAGGTTGATTGTACAGCCTAACATCTCTAGAGCCAACTTATTTTCTCAGTCCTTCATCACTAGTGGTGGTGTTGAAGCACTACTTGTTCTTTTACAACGGGAAGCTAAAGCAggtaataaaaatattttggaccATTCTGGTGCAAATTTTAGTGAAAACAATGTGCCCAAGGATAGAAGTTCCAACAGAAAAGCTGATAGTGCTGACACAAGAAGTCAGGTTGATGAAACTCAATCAGCTGAACGTCATGAAACTGTCTTCCATGAAGAAGCCGCTGAACATGAAGCCACAAAAGCAAATGATATGCTGGACTCAAATGTTGGAAGTAAAGTGACTGGTTCTGAGAATGGGCTTTTGAAGAATTTGGGTGGCATTAGCTTCTCAATTACTTCTGATAATGTCCGGAATAATGTTTACAATGTTGACAAAGGTGATGGAATTGTTGTTGGCATTATTCACATTCTTGGCGCTCTAGTTGGATCAGGTCACCTGAAATTTGATTCTGGTGCTGGAAGTCCAAATATACCTGCTGGTAATCAGACCACACTTAATGAAGAAGGAAATACTACGTCAGAAGATAGAGTATCATTGTTACTTTTTGCATTGCAAAAGGCATTCCAAGCAGCCCCAAGGAGACTGATGACAGCAAATGTCTATATGGCTTTGATTTCTGCTGCG ATTAATGTTTCATCAGCTGATGAAAGTCTTAATCTTTATGATTCTGGTCACCGTTTTGAACATATCCAACTTCTACTGGTTCTGCTTCGCTCGCTTCCATACGCATCTAGGGCATTCCAAGCTCGTGCCATACAG GATCTTCTGTTTTTGGCTTGCAGTCATCTAGATAACAGAACTACAATGACCTCAATTGCAGAGTGGCCAGAATGGATTTTGGAGGTTTTGATTTCTAACCATGAA ATGGGCACAAAGAAAAATGCTGATGGTGTAAGCATTTGTGAGATTGAAGACCTCATACACAATTTCCTGATTATAATGCTGGAGCATTCAATGCGACAAAAAGATGGGTGGAAG GATGTGGAGGCAACAATTCATTGTGCGGAGTGGCTCTCAATGGTTGGAGGATCTAGCACTGGAGACCAAAGGATCAG GCGTGAAGAATCATTACCTATTTTTAAAAGGAGATTGTTGGGTGACCTGCTTGATTTTTCTGCCAGGGAGCTTCAAGTTCAG ACTGAAGTAATTGCAGCAGCTGCAGCTGGTGTTGCAGCTGAGGGTTTGTCTCCTGAAGAAGCAAAAGTTCAAGCTGAGAATGCTGCTCATCTCTCAGTAGCACTAGCAGAGAATGCAATAGTTATTCTGATGCTTGTGGAAGATCATTTGAGATCACAAGGTCAACATTTTTGCACATCCCTTACAGGTGATAGCATCACATCTTCCACAGCAATGGTTTCATTGGCTGCCAGTCGGTCAAATTCTTTGGGCACAGCTGGTAAAGAACCGATGGCTGCTGGGGCCTCAAGACGGACATCTTTGTCCAGTGATGCTGGTGGCCTTCCTCTGGAT TTGCTTACTTCTATGGCTGATTCAAATGGACAAATCTCTGCTGCCGTGATGGAACGTCttacagcagcaacagcagctgaaCCTTATGAATCTGTCAAGCATGCATTTGTGTCTTATGGGAGCTGCATAGCTGATCTTGGAGAAAGTTGGAAGTACCGAAGCCGTTTGTGGTATGGTGTTGGCATTCCACCCAAATCTGATATATttggcggtggaggaagcggtTGGGAATCTTGGAAATCTGTTCTAGAGAAGGATTCAAATGGGATTTGGATTGAATTTCCACTTGTGAAGAAATCAGTTGCTGTGCTGCAGGCACTTCTGTTAGATGAATCTGGACTTGGTGGTGGTCTTGGTATTGGAGGGGGATCTGGCCCTGGTATGGGGGTTATGACTGCCCTCTATCAGTTGCTAGATAGCGATCAACCATTTCTTTGCATGCTCAGAATGGTTCTTGTTTCGATGAGGGAGGATGACAATGGTGAAGGTGATGCTTTTACAAAAGATGTTAGCATAAAGGATGTGGTATCAGAAGGAATGGACCAGCAGGCTGGAAGCATGATGTCATTTGATGGCAACAGTTATTCATCTCCAAGAAAACCTCGATCTGCACTTCTTTGGAG TGTGCTTGGCCCCATCCTCAATATGCCAATAACGGAGTCTAAGAGACAGAGAGTATTGGTTGCttcctctattctctattcaGAG GTATGGCACGCTATTGGCAGGGACAGGAAACCCCTAAGGAAACAATACATTGAGCTGATTTTACCACCGTTTATAGCAATTCTTAGAAGATGGCGGCCTCTTTTGGCTGGTATTCATGAGCTTACTTCTTCAGATGGACAAAATCCACTGATTGCTGATGATCGTGCTTTAGCAGCAGATGCGTTACCCATTGAG GCTGCTCTTTTGATGATATCGCCTGGTTGGGCTGCTGCTTTTGCGTCACCACCAGTTGCGATGGCATTGGCCATGATTGCTGCTGGTGCCTCAGGGACAGAAACAAGAACACCTCCTAGGAATACCTTGAATAGGCGTGACACAGCATTGCCTGAGCGCAAAGCAGCAGCAAAACTACAGACTTTCTCAAGTTTCCAGATGCCTATAGAAACATCAGCTAACAAGCCTGGGTCCACCCCAAAGGACAAGGCAGCGGCAAAAGCTGCTGCATTGGCAGCCGCTCGTGACCTTGAGAGAACTGCTAAGATTGGTTCAAGAAGGGGCCTTAGTGCTGTAGCGATGGCAACATCAGGACAAAGGAGGAGTTCAGGCGATATCGAGCGTGCAAAGAGGTGGAATACATCAGAAGCTATGAGCGCAGCTTGGGTGGAGTGCCTGCAATCAGCTGATTCTAAATCAGTTGCAGGAAGGGATTTTTCAGCCCTTTCATACAAATATGTTGCAGTTCTTGTTTCTTGTTTGGCCTTAGCACGAAACTTACAACGAGCTGAG ATGGAGAGGCAAACACTAGTTGATGTGTTAATTCGGCATCGTGCCTCAACAGGGCTTCGAGCATGGCGGCATCTTCTTCATTGCTTAACAGAGATGGGTAGACTATATGGACCTTTTGAACATCTGTGCACTCCTGTTCGT GTTTTCTGGAAATTAGATTTTACTGAAAGCTCTTCAAGGATGAGAAGATTTATGAAAAGAAATTACAAGGGTTGTGATCATTTAGGTGCAGCTGCTGATTATGAGGACCGGAAGCTTCTTAGTACTTCTGCACAGTCAAATGAACACAACTCTGAGGATGCTAATTCTTCATTAACAAGCACTCTTCCATCATCTGCTTCTGCAATTATGGCTGATGCCATGTCAATGGATGACAGAAATGTGGAAAATGAGCAGTTAGAAACTGACACTACTCGCAGCAGTGTTGATGATGATCAGCTTCAACATTCTTCAGCAACCGATCAACAATCGGTAAAAGGATCGATAGGTTCAAGAAGTTCTGACATTTGTGCTGATCGGAATTTGGTTCGATCTACAGTTCTTGCACCTAGTCATGTGCCTAGTGAAGCCGATGAGAGAATTATTGTTGAACTGCCATCATTGATGGTGCGACCGTTGAAGGTTGTTCGAGGAACATTCCAA GTAACTTCAAAGAGGATTAACTTCATAATTGATGAGCATTCAAATGACAGTAACATTGATGATGCTGCATCTACTAGTGGCCAATGCGATCAACAAGATAAAGATCGAAGCTGGTTGATCTCATCACTTCATCAGATATATAGCAGACG ATACTTGCTACGTCGAAGTGCTTTGGAACTATTCATGGTAGATAGGTCGAATTTCTTTTTTGACTTTGGG GATATTGATGCCCGTAAGAACGCTTATCGGGCCATTGTTCATACCAAACCTCCTAACTTGAATGACATCTTTTTAGCTACCCAG AGAGCTGAGCAGATTCTTAAAAGAACTCAGTTGATGCAGCGCTGGGCTAATTGGGAG CTCAGCAATTTTGAGTACTTAATGGAACTTAACACACTGGCTGGGCGCAGTTACAATGACATTACTCAG TACCCTGTTTTCCCCTGGGTAGTAGCAGATTACAAATCCCGAGTGTTGAATCTGGATGATCCTTCGTCGTATCGAGATCTTTCAAAG CCAATTGGAGCACTAAACCCTGAACGTCTAAAGAAGTTCCAAGAACGGTACTCTACATTCGAGGATCCAATcatcccaaagtttcattatggTTCACATTACTCCAGCGCTGGCACG GTCTTGTATTACCTTTTCAGAGTGGAGCCTTTTACAACACTGTCTATACAACTGCAAGGTGGCAAATTTGACCATGCTGATCGCATGTTTTCTGATATTTCTGGTACATGGGATAGTGTTCTTGAAGACATGAGTGATGTAAAAGAGCTA GTACCTGAGATGTTTTACCTCCCTGAGGTATTTACCAACATAAATAACATTGACTTTGGGACAACTCAACTTGGAGGGAAGCTAG ATTCTGTAGAATTGCCTCCCTGGGCTGAGAACCATGTGGATTTTGTCCATAAACACCGGAAAGCTCTTGAGAGTGAGCACGTCTCTGCTCATTTGCATGAGTGGATTGATCTAATTTTCGG ATATAAACAGAGGGGCAAAGAAGCGATAATGGCAAACAATGTATTCTTCTACATCACATATGAGGGAACTGTTGACGTTGACAAAATTACAGACCCA GTGGAACGACGAGCTACACAAGATCAAATAGCTTACTTTGGACAAACACCATCTCAACTGCTGACTGTCCCTCACATGAAGAGGAAGCCATTGGCAGAGGTCTTACAACTACAG ACAATATTCCGAAATCCAAGTGAACTTAAATCCTATGTGCTTCCACATCCAGATCGTTGCAATGTTCCTGCCAGTGCTATGCTTGTATCAAATGACTCTATTGTAGTTGTAGATGTAAATGTGCCAGCAGCACATGTGGCACTTCACCAGTGGCAGCCTAATACTCCAGATGGTCAGGGAACACCTTTCCTTTTCCATCATGGTAGAAATTCCACAAATTCAACCAGTGGCGCACTCATGCGCATTTTCAAAGGATCTGCTAGTTCTGCAGAAGATTTTGGGTTCCCAAGGGCTATAGCATTTGCTGCTTCTGCAATCCGCAGTTCAGCAGTTGTTGCTGTGACATGTGACAAAGAGATAATTACTG GTGGCCACGTTGATGGTTCATTGAAGTTGATATCCCCAGATGGAGCGAAGACGATTGAAACTGCTTCTGGACATATTGCTCCAGTGACATGCCTTGCTCTGTCTCCTGATAGCAACTACCTTGTGACAGGGTCTAGAGATACCACAGTTATACTCTGGAGGATTCAT